In Felis catus isolate Fca126 chromosome E1, F.catus_Fca126_mat1.0, whole genome shotgun sequence, the following proteins share a genomic window:
- the NEK8 gene encoding serine/threonine-protein kinase Nek8 isoform X2: protein MIVHLCLRKADQKLVIIKQIPVEQMTKEERQAAQNECQVLKLLNHPNVIEYYENFLEDKALMIAMEYAPGGTLAEFIQKRCNSLLEEETILHFFVQILLALHHVHTHLILHRDLKTQNILLDKHRMVVKIGDFGISKILSSKSKAYTVVGTPCYISPELCEGKPYNQKSDIWALGCVLYELASLKRAFEAANLPALVLKIMSGTFAPISDRYSPELRQLVLSLLSLEPSQRPPLSHIMAQPLCIRALLNLHTDLGSIRMRRAEKSLVPGPPMAPGSTGSRTTGARCRGIPRGPARPAIPPPLSAVYAWGGGLSAPLRLPMLNTEVVQVAAGRTQKAGVTRSGRLILWEAPPLGAGGGALLPGAVEQPQPQFVSRFLEGQSGVTIKHVACGDLFTACLTAFSCSSNPRTGLSGKPAQPLSPFSFLTTPHSPDRGIIMTFGSGSNGCLGHGSLNDISQPTIVEALLGYEMVQVACGASHVLALSTERELFAWGRGDGGRLGLGTRESHSCPQQVSIPPGQEAQRVVCGIDSSMILTVPGRALACGSNRFNKLGLDHCSLGEEPAPDQQVEEALSFTPLGSAPLDQEPLLSVDLGTAHSAAVTASGDCYTFGSNQHGQLGTNARRVSRAPCQVRGLQNIKTAMVACGDAFTVAIGAEGEVYSWGKGARGRLGRRDEDAGLPRPVQLDETHPYTVTSVSCCHGNTLLAVRRSLATYPPLGNLRHGSAQLLSSFLPCRLEMHLPRVPKCLPRS, encoded by the exons GATTGTGCACCTGTGCCTGCGCAAGGCTGACCAGAAGCTGGTGATCATCAAGCAGATCCCAGTGGAGCAGATGACCAAGGAAGAGCGGCAGGCAGCCCAAAATGAGTGCCAGGTCCTCAAGCTACTCAATCACCCCAATGTCATTGAGTACTATGAGAACTTCCTGGAGGACAAGGCCCTCATGATTGCCATGGAATACGCACCAG GTGGCACCCTGGCTGAGTTCATCCAAAAACGCTGTAACTCCCTGCTGGAGGAGGAGACCATCCTGCACTTCTTTGTGCAGATCCTGCTCGCGCTCCATCACGTGCACACCCATCTCATCCTGCACCGGGACCTTAAGACTCAAAACATCCTTCTTGACAAACACCGCATGGTTGTCAAGATCGGGGACTTCGGCATCTCCAAGATCCTTAGCAGCAAGAGCAAGGCCTACACG GTGGTGGGCACTCCGTGCTACATCTCCCCTGAACTGTGTGAGGGCAAGCCTTACAACCAGAAGAGTGACATCTGGGCCCTGGGCTGTGTCCTCTATGAACTGGCCAGTCTCAAGAGGGCTTTCGAAGCTGCG AACCTGCCAGCGCTGGTGCTGAAGATCATGAGTGGCACCTTTGCACCTATCTCTGACCGGTACAGCCCTGAGCTGCGCCAGCTCGTCCTCAGtctgctcagcctggagccctcACAGCGGCCACCGCTCAGCCACATCATGGCACAGCCACTCTGCATCCGCGCCCTCCTCAACCTCCACACCGACCTGGGGAGCATCCGCATGAGGAG GGCAGAGAAGTCCCTGGTCCCAGGGCCACCCATGGCCCCCGGCAGCACAGGGAGCAGGACCACAGGCGCCCGCTGCAGGG GTATACCCCGGGGACCCGCACGGCCGGCCATTCCGCCACCCCTGTCGGCAGTCTACGCGTGGGGCGGTGGGCTCAGCGCCCCGCTGCGGCTGCCGATGCTCAACACAGAGGTGGTCCAGGTGGCAGCTGGGCGCACGCAGAAGGCGGGCGTCACGCGCTCGGGGCGCCTTATCCTCTGGGAG GCCCCGCCCCTAGGCGCCGGAGGGGGCGCGCTCCTGCCCGGGGCCGTGGAGCAGCCTCAGCCCCAGTTCGTCTCCCGTTTCCTGGAGGGCCAGTCGGGCGTGACTATCAAACATGTGGCCTGCGGGGACCTCTTCACAGCCTGCCTGACCG CTTTTTCTTGCTCCTCCAACCCACGGACTGGCTTATCTGGAAAACCAGCCcaacctctctctcccttctcgttcctcaccaccccccactcTCCAGACCGAGGTATCATCATGACCTTTGGCAGCGGCAGTAACGGGTGCCTAGGCCATGGCAGCCTCAATGACATCAGCCAG ccCACCATTGTGGAGGCGCTGCTGGGCTATGAGATGGTGCAGGTGGCCTGTGGGGCCTCTCACGTGCTGGCCCTGTCCACAGAGCGAGAACTCTTTGCGTGGGGCCGCGGAGACGGTG GCCGGCTAGGACTGGGCACCAGGGAGTCCCACAGCTGTCCCCAGCAGGTATCTATACCCCCAGGACAGGAAGCCCAGCGGGTTGTATGTGGCATTGACTCCTCCATGATCCTCACCGTGCCTGGCCGAGCCCTGGCTTGTGGGAGTAACAG GTTCAACAAACTGGGCCTGGACCActgctccctgggggaggagccTGCCCCCGACCAGCAGGTAGAGGAGGCCCTGAGCTTCACACCACTAGGTTCCGCACCCCTGGACCAGGAGCCCCTGCTGAGTGTGGACCTGGGCACTGCTCATTCAGCTGCCGTCACTG ccTCTGGTGACTGCTACACTTTTGGCAGCAATCAGCATGGGCAGTTGGGCACCAATGCCCGCCGGGTCAGCCGGGCACCTTGTCAAGTCCGAGGCCTGCAGAACATCAAGACAGCGATGGTGGCCTGTGGGGATGCCTTTACTGTAGCCATTGGGGCAG AAGGCGAAGTGTACTCTTGGGGCAAAGGGGCCCGAGGTCGACTGGGAAGAAGGGATGAGGATGCTGGACTTCCTCGGCCAGTGCAGCTGGATGAGACGCACCCTTACACAGTGACGTCTGTGTCCTGTTGCCATGGAAACACTCTGCTGGCCGTTCGCC GGAGTCTCGCCACCTACCCCCCACTCGGTAACCTGAGGCACGGATCAGCACAACTTCTGAGCTCCTTCCTCCCCTGTCGACTGGAAATGCATCTGCCAAGGGTACCAAAGTGTCTACCGCGGAGCTAA
- the NEK8 gene encoding serine/threonine-protein kinase Nek8 isoform X6, translated as MEKYERIRVVGRGAFGIVHLCLRKADQKLVIIKQIPVEQMTKEERQAAQNECQVLKLLNHPNVIEYYENFLEDKALMIAMEYAPGGTLAEFIQKRCNSLLEEETILHFFVQILLALHHVHTHLILHRDLKTQNILLDKHRMVVKIGDFGISKILSSKSKAYTVVGTPCYISPELCEGKPYNQKSDIWALGCVLYELASLKRAFEAANLPALVLKIMSGTFAPISDRYSPELRQLVLSLLSLEPSQRPPLSHIMAQPLCIRALLNLHTDLGSIRMRRAEKSLVPGPPMAPGSTGSRTTGARCRGIPRGPARPAIPPPLSAVYAWGGGLSAPLRLPMLNTEVVQVAAGRTQKAGVTRSGRLILWEAPPLGAGGGALLPGAVEQPQPQFVSRFLEGQSGVTIKHVACGDLFTACLTAFSCSSNPRTGLSGKPAQPLSPFSFLTTPHSPDRGIIMTFGSGSNGCLGHGSLNDISQPTIVEALLGYEMVQVACGASHVLALSTERELFAWGRGDGGRLGLGTRESHSCPQQVSIPPGQEAQRVVCGIDSSMILTVPGRALACGSNRFNKLGLDHCSLGEEPAPDQQVEEALSFTPLGSAPLDQEPLLSVDLGTAHSAAVTASGDCYTFGSNQHGQLGTNARRVSRAPCQVRGLQNIKTAMVACGDAFTVAIGAEGEVYSWGKGARGRLGRRDEDAGLPRPVQLDETHPYTVTSVSCCHGNTLLAVRPVTDEPIPP; from the exons GATTGTGCACCTGTGCCTGCGCAAGGCTGACCAGAAGCTGGTGATCATCAAGCAGATCCCAGTGGAGCAGATGACCAAGGAAGAGCGGCAGGCAGCCCAAAATGAGTGCCAGGTCCTCAAGCTACTCAATCACCCCAATGTCATTGAGTACTATGAGAACTTCCTGGAGGACAAGGCCCTCATGATTGCCATGGAATACGCACCAG GTGGCACCCTGGCTGAGTTCATCCAAAAACGCTGTAACTCCCTGCTGGAGGAGGAGACCATCCTGCACTTCTTTGTGCAGATCCTGCTCGCGCTCCATCACGTGCACACCCATCTCATCCTGCACCGGGACCTTAAGACTCAAAACATCCTTCTTGACAAACACCGCATGGTTGTCAAGATCGGGGACTTCGGCATCTCCAAGATCCTTAGCAGCAAGAGCAAGGCCTACACG GTGGTGGGCACTCCGTGCTACATCTCCCCTGAACTGTGTGAGGGCAAGCCTTACAACCAGAAGAGTGACATCTGGGCCCTGGGCTGTGTCCTCTATGAACTGGCCAGTCTCAAGAGGGCTTTCGAAGCTGCG AACCTGCCAGCGCTGGTGCTGAAGATCATGAGTGGCACCTTTGCACCTATCTCTGACCGGTACAGCCCTGAGCTGCGCCAGCTCGTCCTCAGtctgctcagcctggagccctcACAGCGGCCACCGCTCAGCCACATCATGGCACAGCCACTCTGCATCCGCGCCCTCCTCAACCTCCACACCGACCTGGGGAGCATCCGCATGAGGAG GGCAGAGAAGTCCCTGGTCCCAGGGCCACCCATGGCCCCCGGCAGCACAGGGAGCAGGACCACAGGCGCCCGCTGCAGGG GTATACCCCGGGGACCCGCACGGCCGGCCATTCCGCCACCCCTGTCGGCAGTCTACGCGTGGGGCGGTGGGCTCAGCGCCCCGCTGCGGCTGCCGATGCTCAACACAGAGGTGGTCCAGGTGGCAGCTGGGCGCACGCAGAAGGCGGGCGTCACGCGCTCGGGGCGCCTTATCCTCTGGGAG GCCCCGCCCCTAGGCGCCGGAGGGGGCGCGCTCCTGCCCGGGGCCGTGGAGCAGCCTCAGCCCCAGTTCGTCTCCCGTTTCCTGGAGGGCCAGTCGGGCGTGACTATCAAACATGTGGCCTGCGGGGACCTCTTCACAGCCTGCCTGACCG CTTTTTCTTGCTCCTCCAACCCACGGACTGGCTTATCTGGAAAACCAGCCcaacctctctctcccttctcgttcctcaccaccccccactcTCCAGACCGAGGTATCATCATGACCTTTGGCAGCGGCAGTAACGGGTGCCTAGGCCATGGCAGCCTCAATGACATCAGCCAG ccCACCATTGTGGAGGCGCTGCTGGGCTATGAGATGGTGCAGGTGGCCTGTGGGGCCTCTCACGTGCTGGCCCTGTCCACAGAGCGAGAACTCTTTGCGTGGGGCCGCGGAGACGGTG GCCGGCTAGGACTGGGCACCAGGGAGTCCCACAGCTGTCCCCAGCAGGTATCTATACCCCCAGGACAGGAAGCCCAGCGGGTTGTATGTGGCATTGACTCCTCCATGATCCTCACCGTGCCTGGCCGAGCCCTGGCTTGTGGGAGTAACAG GTTCAACAAACTGGGCCTGGACCActgctccctgggggaggagccTGCCCCCGACCAGCAGGTAGAGGAGGCCCTGAGCTTCACACCACTAGGTTCCGCACCCCTGGACCAGGAGCCCCTGCTGAGTGTGGACCTGGGCACTGCTCATTCAGCTGCCGTCACTG ccTCTGGTGACTGCTACACTTTTGGCAGCAATCAGCATGGGCAGTTGGGCACCAATGCCCGCCGGGTCAGCCGGGCACCTTGTCAAGTCCGAGGCCTGCAGAACATCAAGACAGCGATGGTGGCCTGTGGGGATGCCTTTACTGTAGCCATTGGGGCAG AAGGCGAAGTGTACTCTTGGGGCAAAGGGGCCCGAGGTCGACTGGGAAGAAGGGATGAGGATGCTGGACTTCCTCGGCCAGTGCAGCTGGATGAGACGCACCCTTACACAGTGACGTCTGTGTCCTGTTGCCATGGAAACACTCTGCTGGCCGTTCGCC CGGTTACGGATGAGCCAATCCCACCCTGA
- the NEK8 gene encoding serine/threonine-protein kinase Nek8 isoform X7, whose protein sequence is MEKYERIRVVGRGAFGIVHLCLRKADQKLVIIKQIPVEQMTKEERQAAQNECQVLKLLNHPNVIEYYENFLEDKALMIAMEYAPGGTLAEFIQKRCNSLLEEETILHFFVQILLALHHVHTHLILHRDLKTQNILLDKHRMVVKIGDFGISKILSSKSKAYTVVGTPCYISPELCEGKPYNQKSDIWALGCVLYELASLKRAFEAANLPALVLKIMSGTFAPISDRYSPELRQLVLSLLSLEPSQRPPLSHIMAQPLCIRALLNLHTDLGSIRMRRAEKSLVPGPPMAPGSTGSRTTGARCRGIPRGPARPAIPPPLSAVYAWGGGLSAPLRLPMLNTEVVQVAAGRTQKAGVTRSGRLILWEAPPLGAGGGALLPGAVEQPQPQFVSRFLEGQSGVTIKHVACGDLFTACLTDRGIIMTFGSGSNGCLGHGSLNDISQPTIVEALLGYEMVQVACGASHVLALSTERELFAWGRGDGGRLGLGTRESHSCPQQVSIPPGQEAQRVVCGIDSSMILTVPGRALACGSNRFNKLGLDHCSLGEEPAPDQQVEEALSFTPLGSAPLDQEPLLSVDLGTAHSAAVTASGDCYTFGSNQHGQLGTNARRVSRAPCQVRGLQNIKTAMVACGDAFTVAIGAEGEVYSWGKGARGRLGRRDEDAGLPRPVQLDETHPYTVTSVSCCHGNTLLAVRPVTDEPIPP, encoded by the exons GATTGTGCACCTGTGCCTGCGCAAGGCTGACCAGAAGCTGGTGATCATCAAGCAGATCCCAGTGGAGCAGATGACCAAGGAAGAGCGGCAGGCAGCCCAAAATGAGTGCCAGGTCCTCAAGCTACTCAATCACCCCAATGTCATTGAGTACTATGAGAACTTCCTGGAGGACAAGGCCCTCATGATTGCCATGGAATACGCACCAG GTGGCACCCTGGCTGAGTTCATCCAAAAACGCTGTAACTCCCTGCTGGAGGAGGAGACCATCCTGCACTTCTTTGTGCAGATCCTGCTCGCGCTCCATCACGTGCACACCCATCTCATCCTGCACCGGGACCTTAAGACTCAAAACATCCTTCTTGACAAACACCGCATGGTTGTCAAGATCGGGGACTTCGGCATCTCCAAGATCCTTAGCAGCAAGAGCAAGGCCTACACG GTGGTGGGCACTCCGTGCTACATCTCCCCTGAACTGTGTGAGGGCAAGCCTTACAACCAGAAGAGTGACATCTGGGCCCTGGGCTGTGTCCTCTATGAACTGGCCAGTCTCAAGAGGGCTTTCGAAGCTGCG AACCTGCCAGCGCTGGTGCTGAAGATCATGAGTGGCACCTTTGCACCTATCTCTGACCGGTACAGCCCTGAGCTGCGCCAGCTCGTCCTCAGtctgctcagcctggagccctcACAGCGGCCACCGCTCAGCCACATCATGGCACAGCCACTCTGCATCCGCGCCCTCCTCAACCTCCACACCGACCTGGGGAGCATCCGCATGAGGAG GGCAGAGAAGTCCCTGGTCCCAGGGCCACCCATGGCCCCCGGCAGCACAGGGAGCAGGACCACAGGCGCCCGCTGCAGGG GTATACCCCGGGGACCCGCACGGCCGGCCATTCCGCCACCCCTGTCGGCAGTCTACGCGTGGGGCGGTGGGCTCAGCGCCCCGCTGCGGCTGCCGATGCTCAACACAGAGGTGGTCCAGGTGGCAGCTGGGCGCACGCAGAAGGCGGGCGTCACGCGCTCGGGGCGCCTTATCCTCTGGGAG GCCCCGCCCCTAGGCGCCGGAGGGGGCGCGCTCCTGCCCGGGGCCGTGGAGCAGCCTCAGCCCCAGTTCGTCTCCCGTTTCCTGGAGGGCCAGTCGGGCGTGACTATCAAACATGTGGCCTGCGGGGACCTCTTCACAGCCTGCCTGACCG ACCGAGGTATCATCATGACCTTTGGCAGCGGCAGTAACGGGTGCCTAGGCCATGGCAGCCTCAATGACATCAGCCAG ccCACCATTGTGGAGGCGCTGCTGGGCTATGAGATGGTGCAGGTGGCCTGTGGGGCCTCTCACGTGCTGGCCCTGTCCACAGAGCGAGAACTCTTTGCGTGGGGCCGCGGAGACGGTG GCCGGCTAGGACTGGGCACCAGGGAGTCCCACAGCTGTCCCCAGCAGGTATCTATACCCCCAGGACAGGAAGCCCAGCGGGTTGTATGTGGCATTGACTCCTCCATGATCCTCACCGTGCCTGGCCGAGCCCTGGCTTGTGGGAGTAACAG GTTCAACAAACTGGGCCTGGACCActgctccctgggggaggagccTGCCCCCGACCAGCAGGTAGAGGAGGCCCTGAGCTTCACACCACTAGGTTCCGCACCCCTGGACCAGGAGCCCCTGCTGAGTGTGGACCTGGGCACTGCTCATTCAGCTGCCGTCACTG ccTCTGGTGACTGCTACACTTTTGGCAGCAATCAGCATGGGCAGTTGGGCACCAATGCCCGCCGGGTCAGCCGGGCACCTTGTCAAGTCCGAGGCCTGCAGAACATCAAGACAGCGATGGTGGCCTGTGGGGATGCCTTTACTGTAGCCATTGGGGCAG AAGGCGAAGTGTACTCTTGGGGCAAAGGGGCCCGAGGTCGACTGGGAAGAAGGGATGAGGATGCTGGACTTCCTCGGCCAGTGCAGCTGGATGAGACGCACCCTTACACAGTGACGTCTGTGTCCTGTTGCCATGGAAACACTCTGCTGGCCGTTCGCC CGGTTACGGATGAGCCAATCCCACCCTGA